Within the Thermus tengchongensis genome, the region AGGTCGGCCCCTTCCGCCCATAGGCCCAAAAGCTCCTGGTGGGCCAGGAAGAGGGGGCTTTCTCCTTCCACGTAGAACCCCCCTTCGGCGGTGTAGCCCTCGAGGGGAAGCCCCAGCCTGCGGGCCAAGCGGACCGCTTCCTCCACCTCCTCCCGGGCCAGGGCCTCCACCAGCACCGGTGCCGCCGGGGGCTCGTGGGGGTCTTGGGAGAGGCGGAGGACCACCGCCCCCGACTCAAACACGTGGAGGCCCGCCGGAGCGAGCCTGCGGGCGTAGGCCAGGGCGTGCCCCCGGCCCGGCCGGCCGGTGATGAGGCTTAGGCGGATGCCCTTGGCCCTTAAGGCCTCCACCGCTGGCCACACGCATTCGGGCACCCCCTCCTTGCCCACCAGGGTGCCATCCACGTCCACGAAGACCAGCCGCACCATCAAACTTCCCCAGCGGATACCTGGACCGCCTCCCCCCCGATCTGCACCCCGTAGGGCTGGCCCGTGGGGCTGTAGTCCACCACCACCTCCACCACCCCTGGGTTGCCCAGGCGGTGGCCTTGGTAGATGGTGAGGGCCACCTGGCCTTCCCGCCTGGGCACCACCCCTGCCCGGGCCAAAAGGGCCCCCAGGGCGGCGTTGGCGGAGCCCGTCACCGGGTCTTCGGGTATCCCCAGGATGGGGGCAAAGTCCCGGGCGTAGAAGCTCCTCGGGCCCATGGGGGCGTAGGCGTGGACGGTGGCCACCTCCAGCTGGTGGGAAAGTTCGGCCAGGGTCTTCATCTCTGGCTCCAGGGCATCCACCACCCCGGGGGCGACAAGGGGGACGAAGAGGCTCCAAAGCCCGGTGTAGGCGATGCCGTAAGGCAGGCCCCGGTGCAGGTAGCGCTCATTCGAGCCCAGGGCCTCGAGGACCTCCTTGAGCACCTGGTAAGGGGGTAGGTCCCGGAACCTCGGGGCGGGGCCCCTCACCAGGGCCTTCTTGGGTTCTCCGGCCTCGTACAGGATCTCCACTGGCAGGGCCTCCGTGGGGGTGTGCAGGAAAAGCCGCTTGGTGCCCTCGGGAGCCAGGCCCAGGCGCACCAGGGTAAGGCCTAGGGCTATGGCGGCGTGGCCGGAGAACTCCACCTCTCCCGAAGGGGTGAAGAAGCGCACGGCGAACAGGGTGCCTTGCTTTTCCGTTACGAAAGCGGTTTCCGGTTCGCCCAGGCGCCGGGCTAGGCCTCGCATTTCTTCCAGGTCCATGCCCCGGGCATCCAGCACGATGGCCACCCGGTTCCCAGCCCCCGGGGTGGAGGCAAAGGCGTCCACGATCACGTAGGGAATCCTAGCCATGGGCGACCACCATGAGGCCGAGCTCCCGGAGCTGTTCCTCGGACACCGGGCTTGGGGCCCCGGTGAGGGGGTCCTTGCCCTCCTTGTTCTTGGGGAAGGCGATGACCTCGCGGATGGAGGGGCTGGCCGTCATGAGGGCCAGGAGGCGGTCCAGGCCCCAGGCGATGCCCCCGTGGGGCGGGGCCCCGTACTGGAGAGCCTCCAGGAAGAACCCGAACTTTTCCTTCTGCTCCTCCTCCCCGATGCCCAGCACTTGGAACATCTTGGCCTGAAGAGAAGGGTCGTGGATGCGAATGGAGCCGCCCCCCACCTCGGTGCCATTTAGCACCAGGTCGTAGGCCAAAGCCCGCACCTTCCCAGGATCGGTGTCCAAGAGGGGTAGGTCCTCGGGATGGGGGCTGGTGAAAGGGTGGTGCATGTAGGTCCAGCCCTGCCGCTCCTCGTCCCACTCCAGAAGGGGGAAGTCCACCACCCATAGGAACCGGAAGCCCTCCCTAGGGAGGTCTAAGAGCTCCGCCAGCTTAAGCCGCACCTGCCCCAAGGCGGTGGCCGCCACCTTGGCCGGCCCGGCCACGAAGAGAAGGGTATCCTCCGGGGCGGCTTTCGTGGTCTCCAGGAGACTTTGCCGCACGGGTTCCAGAAATCTGGCGACCCCGCCTGCGAAACCTCCCTCCTCCACCCGGGCAAAGGCCAGGCCCTTGGCCCCGTGGCGCTTGGCCAGCTCCTCCAAGTCCGAGATCTCCTTGCGGGATAGGGCTTTGGGCACCGCCAGGGACTTTACCCTTTCCGCCTCCCGGAAAACCTGAAACTCGCTTTCCCGGAAGAGGTGCCCCACCTCCACTAGCTCCAGGCCAAAGCGGGTATCGGGCTTGTCCGAGCCAAAGCGCTCCAGGGCCTCCTGGTAGGTGAGGCGGGGGAAGGGGAGGGGAAGCTCCACCCCCAGGGCTTCCCGGAACACGTGGGCCATGAGCCTTTCATTAAGCTCTAGGATATCCTCCACCTCCACGAAGCTCATCTCCAGGTCCATCTGGGTGAAGTCGGGCTGGCGGTCGGCCCGTAGGTCCTCGTCCCGGAAGCAGCGGGCGATCTGGAAGTAGCGGTCAAACCCGGCCACCATCAGCATCTGCTTGAAAAGCTGGGGCGACTGGGGGAGGGCGTAAAAAAGGCCAGGCTGCTGGCGGTAGGGTACCAGGAAATCCCGGGCCCCTTCCGGGGTGCTTTTGGTCAGGAAGGGGGTTTCCACCTGGATGAAGCCCTCCCGGTCCAGGAAGTCCCAGATGGCCTTGATGACCCGGTGGCGGAGGCGCAGGTTTTCCTGCATTTTCCTCCGGCGCAAGTCCAGGTAGCGGTACTTGAGCCTGAGGTCTTCGGAAACCTCCTTTTCCTCCTCTCCCCGCCAGCCGGCGTCCACGGGAAAGGGGGGTGTTTTGGCCTCGGAGAGGACCTCCAAGGAGTGGAGCTCCACCTCCACGTTCCCAGTGGCCAGGCGGGGGTTGGGCTCAGGGCGCAGGCGCACGGTGCCCCTGGCCCGCACCACCCACTCCGAGCGGACGCGTTCCGCTTCCCTGTA harbors:
- the aspS gene encoding aspartate--tRNA ligase, whose amino-acid sequence is MRRSHFAGSLREEHVGKEVVLEGWINRRRDLGGLIFLDLRDREGLVQLVAHPESPAYREAERVRSEWVVRARGTVRLRPEPNPRLATGNVEVELHSLEVLSEAKTPPFPVDAGWRGEEEKEVSEDLRLKYRYLDLRRRKMQENLRLRHRVIKAIWDFLDREGFIQVETPFLTKSTPEGARDFLVPYRQQPGLFYALPQSPQLFKQMLMVAGFDRYFQIARCFRDEDLRADRQPDFTQMDLEMSFVEVEDILELNERLMAHVFREALGVELPLPFPRLTYQEALERFGSDKPDTRFGLELVEVGHLFRESEFQVFREAERVKSLAVPKALSRKEISDLEELAKRHGAKGLAFARVEEGGFAGGVARFLEPVRQSLLETTKAAPEDTLLFVAGPAKVAATALGQVRLKLAELLDLPREGFRFLWVVDFPLLEWDEERQGWTYMHHPFTSPHPEDLPLLDTDPGKVRALAYDLVLNGTEVGGGSIRIHDPSLQAKMFQVLGIGEEEQKEKFGFFLEALQYGAPPHGGIAWGLDRLLALMTASPSIREVIAFPKNKEGKDPLTGAPSPVSEEQLRELGLMVVAHG
- a CDS encoding PhzF family phenazine biosynthesis protein encodes the protein MARIPYVIVDAFASTPGAGNRVAIVLDARGMDLEEMRGLARRLGEPETAFVTEKQGTLFAVRFFTPSGEVEFSGHAAIALGLTLVRLGLAPEGTKRLFLHTPTEALPVEILYEAGEPKKALVRGPAPRFRDLPPYQVLKEVLEALGSNERYLHRGLPYGIAYTGLWSLFVPLVAPGVVDALEPEMKTLAELSHQLEVATVHAYAPMGPRSFYARDFAPILGIPEDPVTGSANAALGALLARAGVVPRREGQVALTIYQGHRLGNPGVVEVVVDYSPTGQPYGVQIGGEAVQVSAGEV
- a CDS encoding HAD family hydrolase, with amino-acid sequence MVRLVFVDVDGTLVGKEGVPECVWPAVEALRAKGIRLSLITGRPGRGHALAYARRLAPAGLHVFESGAVVLRLSQDPHEPPAAPVLVEALAREEVEEAVRLARRLGLPLEGYTAEGGFYVEGESPLFLAHQELLGLWAEGADLLHLPSPLVRLQVLAGPEAPLGAFLDRLPPGLSPHMAESPKMPGVRFVSLTKKGVSKLSAARFVAEAYGLGLEACAMVGDGENDLELLRAVGLGVAMGNAPESVRKAAQRVVAPVEACGLAEALLGLLG